The DNA segment GCGCCCGAAAATACGACTCGACTTGGTGCTTGAGCCCGTAGCTCGAACGTTTCTGCGGGGCCGGTCCATCGAAATGACGCGCCCAGCCGCACCCCCGCAGTCGATAGCTCAGCGACACCCGCGCCTCGGCAAAGTACTCGAGCGTGTGGCGAATTCCCCCCTCGCAATCCCCGCCTGTCCGCAACTCATCCCGCGCGGCGTCCAATTCAATGGGGGTGTACTTCGAGAGTCCCAAGCCGTTCGCGTTGAGCAAGGGGTGCTCGTCGAGCACGCGCTCGCGTTCCGAATCGAAGAACCTTGGGTCCGAAAGCAGCCTGGCCGCCCGCAACCAGAGTCGCTGGCTCTTGGTCATGACAACCCCTAGGTGTTTGCGGAAATCCCGTGGGATTATACTTGACAGCTAGCCTTTAACGCGATCTCCCAGCGGTTTATCGGGCAAGGCCGGTGTCGCCGGCCGCGAGAACGTCGGCCTACCGCTTCTCGGTCAGCCGTCCGGACAGGTACTTGTGGATCACGCTGGACAGCAGCGTCTGGTAGGGAATCCCTTCTTCCCTGGCCCGCGCGTGCGCGAGGTTGAAGTCGCGCTCGGTGACTCGCAGGTTCACGCGCTTGGTCTTGTTGAACGTTTGGCGCGCCGCCTGACGCGCCGCGTGGATTTCGTCCTGAAGGTGAGGAACGGAGCGCAACTCGCCCCGCTCGAACTGATCGAGGATGTCCCGCTCTTCGGGGCTCAGCGCGTCGGTCACGATGGCCGCCTCCTCCGATAGTCTCGCGTAGCCTTTCGGCTGGGAATGATCGTCTTCAGAAAGCGAGTGCCGTCGTCCTGCAGCACATGCGGCACGAGGTAGACGTAGGCGTCGATGTCCACGACGTAGATCATCTGCCCCGGGTAGCGATCCTGGTTCGGGTGCTCCAGCACGTCCATCAAGTCCCCTTGCTCAATGGCGGCGACGACACTCTCGAATGAGACTCCCCGCTGCTCAATGAGCTGTCGATTCTTCTCCGTGCTCCAGTCGAAGCCGGCGCTCATGCTCCAATCATTGCACGATGTGTGCACTTTGGCAACACCAGGGCTGGCTCAGCCATTGACTCCCCCGCTGCGAAACCAGAGCGCCGCAGGTCGCGCTGACGGATATTTTCATTCTATTAGAAAAAATATTAGGTTACTCAATACTGCCCGTTCCCCTATGCTGAATAGCCCGTGAGCGACCCGCAACCAGCCCCTCCCAAGGCCCCGTCGGAACGTCGCCAGCGCGTGCTGGTGCTGGTGGCGGTCGTGGTCGGCACGATGTTCTCCGCGCTCGATCAGCTCATCGTCATCACGGCCATCCCGCGCGTGGTGGCCGACCTGGGCGGCCTGGCGGATTTTGCCTGGGTCTTCACGGCCTACACCCTGGTCTCGACGGTCAGCCTCCCGGTGTGGGGCAAGCTGTCGGACACCCACGGTCGGCGGCGGCTCTGGCTGACTGGCCTGGGGCTGTTCATGGCCGGCTCGGCCATCGCCGGCGCGAGCCAGGAAATGATCCAACTGATCGTTTCGCGCGGCCTGCAA comes from the Chloroflexota bacterium genome and includes:
- a CDS encoding antitoxin produces the protein MTDALSPEERDILDQFERGELRSVPHLQDEIHAARQAARQTFNKTKRVNLRVTERDFNLAHARAREEGIPYQTLLSSVIHKYLSGRLTEKR
- a CDS encoding BrnT family toxin, with product MSAGFDWSTEKNRQLIEQRGVSFESVVAAIEQGDLMDVLEHPNQDRYPGQMIYVVDIDAYVYLVPHVLQDDGTRFLKTIIPSRKATRDYRRRRPS